In Plasmodium falciparum 3D7 genome assembly, chromosome: 13, the following are encoded in one genomic region:
- a CDS encoding telomerase reverse transcriptase — MNNEPTNNDKNYLKNIFNCTDKKIILFKSYLKNKLDIDSFTLGEYCFKHDEKFQRSVLSNILKEQIISKKDKNKLHLINEIIIDTSFFKENYDFQYFLENVLLLEDLVLKKLDNKLNDEDFIFKENKKVSINNWKECYSHIKKKLNIKGMDEKSKIYNNSILLFNSTKFSYDDINCCDSFYGLKVWDILFNYVSFDFLNYLLSNTLIFISDYFFINTNNNFKTYVKSSYFIKIAEIQLNYQDAQNIERNIFSKKKNLYYKNTKLVKLTYQKKSIKDSTTPNLTIQKKKKKKKKKKFSKNINTNEHINININNYIYNTLNQNNEVNQYNVNHLNMDKNITYKEKESQNYTINNNLLNDQLLYYNKTYQNNVNTHIYSNDNKTPIIANQCIDIHNRVSDPTRKNIFYHSINSLSYEASLNIFHYNNLTQHTTYIDTPNKSQTCINSPMQHEIDEHSNNELKNQKCTQYEYVDNVCTTNKNISNDNISDKCITTKNIPLKYHINKKYKYLLKKKYHTMYTNNDHSYGKYLYLVQCSGRILKNDFFKDMKQIQEERKKYTSNIKINSEYTNNIIINNNNNNNNNNNNNNNNVHGFGHINNLFSSNEFPSSNISSCTNYTEKNDKLTHIRETSLLITENSSKKDKLLPEIDFFSEDRKEKSSSVGYDIKKKNDSNIKRFHNKINRTKEEKKKKWNKIIINRNNILQHNTTNKCKTFLFNKHIIFDKIENNNIPLFIYDLLNYIFKSDQTYFYHNNFIDEYKQKICKQIKCSTKKNDISHIITSRKENHLFHVQKLENNYKHPNINKQLRKTKILKYVYNYFKEFINNVINTKFGKIYRKFFPRKHILNKIHKIFKIIRLQIIKKYRIINIRMNRKFIKQKVYDTFFKNYDFLSFSFKTYKIINFMVYITKKCIPIKLLGSKHNFKIFLKNVKKFLLFNYKESFSLNQVMKNIKVKNIFQKKISKYNIKNRILLKNIFDNNYENKILHRNNKEIITNINDNIKIYNKKNDNLNNSFKIKTTLFNKLRRKYFNKIKKINIAIQKRHLMNRLIYFLFNYFIMPLIRRFFFLTKSEQTLHKTIFFDRKIWNHFTKISNFCLYHQIFRNKKLKKRNEPKMDYVQNMFNVKKKGEKIKTNKYIFIKKMKKKSTNKCINNKFSKKCIPKKKKKNLYNITRHNNIFIKKDMEKKSKTNNLINKSIDNLYKLKEINKKSVRPYIKKFYYKIKKKYFALKKMYIHMRMAKEEKSNIKLERAFKHFFIFAQEKEHILKYFSSHFFQNRKINYGKRFNKLIHRIKNIIIKQNSGIVKNKDKTFLHLIKNKSNKNNNNKKKNKNNYNNNNINNNNNNNNNNNINNNNNNKCKLSNSKRYNIRNNNNNKKAKNNEKNNIDDSNLEKKKKKIYIYKIKNIIEKRNFMLKLNSINHFISKKLRINWIPKKKGLRPLINLSTLNVPEIVKQRIFEILKSKKSSEFYFHNILNNLEREKKDKNIKKRKKYNKKNFNPVSLNNICNFSLKCLGNMRHNNNSLFKNTLTKTGEIELKLKKWLHYLKNWFYKKKRMKKYIKNKLKNNKKIYAYICIGDFSNCYEHINHNYLFKILKNFFDNINNFEFIYLFKRSFRLYNKNLNNSFLSYYPVNVKSFGLHYIRNLRELIIKSHLNDNHHFLLNQMFKTKSKSDLYIFADSYKSLQVDKRDIFMTIITVIRYYYLNIYFSIKEFKLNRKNIFYFQIFQENQMKGVYLSVRDKKRVENIKKWYLNSMKKINHDEILESLKNSSININNKNFMICTNHEQDTEEKGNTQNKEKHDIYIGPIYNNSFDSTTTTHSSNNYKGNNIHVSGDYKNDGLLHKGNNSMNECYVKDIKCNNNNNNNNNNNNNNINNSYNKLNCVTNNSKNDIIKYHKTIDTDNSKNHTYFKNKFLNFLDKKIISNIYGLPQGFSLSNILCSLYYAYLDKNEEFQNLLYSEKQINNKYFLANGTCNYFNLNSLILRFIDDFLFITLNKKNIKIFKNLLLKKKIWGSNINSSKTKIFKIPLIYKNDLLIYNFQNKYQQKKKYKIKNKKKIQSVRNKRIHNQLVNANKKKHTSVQKDKINKYINLIHPTIQKNDSVLSSNSIMNFERIYNKESHKSNSSIRTDIPNSVVNDDIEYNQKSDNNSYSTNNLYNNINMTQNGDNNNVNIFKHVQNDSFQCFNSNNLYIEKDIKENNISQINRKLCSKRNFTKKSRKINTLTYLQIDKVIKILKCKKKYIKHIKKMKYMNNFQNFKKLKKLQKFHNASFELKINKINKNIRRLNKLKKRKNHSINITPVTSIEWLNNSYTFDFINNSIQSTSYPWKNKCDATIRNHLHLHNVIIDKNNKTYFMKNLVENRIVRNIISKQKKCQSLYKNKQNVYFCYKNNFSLLKSSILKFICCIKTLKKMFNAFTNSTYNTKFILFLISYMNKMLIKNKKLKFVKLFLIQTAIEAFRYARIFNQQDSFYPCLQHFRKIKKRLINKYKIGHNKNLLREFFFLFNFIKKELYNSWPYMFKIKN; from the coding sequence atgaataatgaacctacaaataatgataagaattatttaaaaaatatatttaattgtactgataagaaaataatattatttaaatcttacttaaaaaacaaattagaTATTGATTCTTTTACTTTAGGTGAATATTGTTTTAAACATGATGAGAAGTTCCAGAGAAGTGTGTTATCAAATATCttaaaagaacaaataaTAAGTAAGAAGGATAAGAATAAattacatttaataaatgaaataataatagatacatcattttttaaagagAATTATgattttcaatattttttagaaaatgttttattattagaagatttagttttaaaaaagttggataataaattaaatgatgaggattttatatttaaagaaaataaaaaagtatcTATAAATAATTGGAAAGAATGTTATAGtcatattaagaaaaaattaaatatcaAAGGTATGGATGAAAAAAGtaagatatataataattctattttattatttaattctacTAAATTTTCctatgatgatataaattgTTGTGATTCTTTTTATGGTTTAAAAGTATgggatatattatttaattatgtaTCATTcgattttttaaattatttattgtcTAATAcacttatatttatatctgaCTACTTTTTTAtcaatacaaataataattttaaaacataTGTAAAGTCATCTTACTTTATTAAAATTGCAGAAATACAATTAAATTATCAAGATGCTCAAAATAtagaaagaaatattttttcaaaaaaaaaaaatttatattataaaaatacaaaactAGTAAAATTAacatatcaaaaaaaaagcatCAAGGATAGTACAACACCAAATTTAAccatccaaaaaaaaaaaaaaaaaaaaaaaaaaaaaaaattcagtaaaaatataaatacaaatgaacatataaatataaatataaataattatatatataatacattaaatCAAAACAATGAAGTCAATCAATATAATGTTAATCATCTCAAtatggataaaaatattacctACAAAGAAAAGGAGTCGCAGAATTATACCatcaataataatttattaaatgatcaacttttatattataataaaacatatcagaataatgtaaatacacatatttattcaaatgataataaaacgCCTATTATTGCTAACCAGTGTATAGATATACATAACCGTGTAAGTGATCCGacaaggaaaaatatattttatcatagtATAAACAGCCTTTCGTATGAAGCAAGtttgaatatttttcattataataatctgACACAACATACAACATATATAGATACACCAAATAAAAGTCAAACATGTATAAATAGTCCTATGCAACATGAAATAGATGAACATTCAAATAATGAATTGAAAAATCAAAAATGTACTCAATATGAATATGTAGATAACGTATGCACAacgaataaaaatatatcaaacgATAATATAAGTGATAAATGTATTACTACTAAAAATATACCTCTAAAatatcatattaataaaaaatataaatacttattaaaaaaaaaataccatACAATGTACACAAATAATGATCATTCATATGGAAAGTATTTGTATCTTGTTCAGTGCAGTGGTcgaattttaaaaaatgactTTTTTAAGGACATGAAACAAATACaagaagaaagaaagaaatatacaTCAAATATTAAGATCAACAGTGAATATaccaataatataataattaacaacaacaacaacaacaacaataataataataataataacaataatgtgCATGGTTTTGGACATATAAACAATTTGTTCTCTTCTAACGAATTTCCATCTTCTAACATTTCAAGCTGTACTAATTAcacagaaaaaaatgataaattaacACACATAAGGGAAACTTCCTTACTAATAACAGAAAATTCTTCAAAAAAAGATAAGCTGTTACCAGAAATAGATTTCTTTTCTGAGGATAGAAAGGAGAAATCATCATCGGTTGGTTatgacataaaaaaaaagaatgatagtaatattaaaagatttcataataaaataaacagaacgaaagaagaaaaaaaaaaaaaatggaataaaataataatcaataGAAACAACATTTTACAACACAATACAACTAATAAATGTAAAACCTTTCTATTTAATAAACACATAATATTtgataaaatagaaaataataatattcctttatttatttatgatttattaaactatatatttaaatcagatcaaacatatttttatcataataattttatagatGAATATAAGCAGAAAATAtgtaaacaaataaaatgttcaaccaaaaaaaatgacataTCTCATATAATTACATCGAGGAAAGAAAATCATTTATTTCATGTACAAAAActtgaaaataattataaacatccaaatataaataaacagcTAAGAAAGACGAAAATCttgaaatatgtatataattattttaaggaatttattaataatgtaattaatacaaaatttggtaaaatatataggaaATTTTTTCCTcgaaaacatatattaaataagatacataaaatatttaaaattataagattacaaataataaaaaaatatcgtattataaatatacgaATGAATcgaaaatttattaaacaaaaagtatatgatacattttttaaaaattatgatttcttatcattttcatttaaaacGTATAagattattaattttatggtATATATAACCAAAAAATGTATACCTATCAAATTATTAGGTAGTAAGCATaatttcaaaatatttttaaaaaatgtaaaaaaatttttgttatttaattataaagaaaGTTTTTCGTTAAATCAagtaatgaaaaatattaaggtaaaaaatatatttcaaaaaaaaataagtaaatataatataaaaaatagaattttattaaagaatatatttgataACAACTATGAAAACAAAATTTTACATAGAAATAATAAGGAAAtcataacaaatataaatgataacataaaaatatataataaaaaaaatgataatttaaataattcatttaaaataaaaacaacgTTATTCAATAAATTGAGGAGAAAATATttcaataaaattaaaaaaattaatatagcTATACAAAAAAGACATCTTATGAATAgattaatatatttcctttttaattattttattatgccACTAATTAgaagatttttttttctaaccAAATCTGAGCAAACCTTACATAAAACAATTTTCTTTGATAGAAAAATTTGGAATCATTTTACGAAAATTTCGAACTTTTGTCTTTACCATCAAATTTTTAGGAataaaaagttaaaaaaaagaaatgaaccCAAAATGGATTATGTACAAAATATGTTCAATGTGAAGAAAAAAggtgaaaaaataaaaacaaataaatatatatttattaagaaaatgaaaaaaaagagcactaataaatgtattaataataaattttccaAAAAATGTAtccctaaaaaaaaaaaaaaaaatttatataacatcacacgtcataataatatatttattaaaaaggatatggaaaaaaaatcaaaaactaacaatttaattaataaaagtatagataatttatacaaattaaaggaaattaacaaaaaaagtGTTAGaccatatattaaaaaattttactataaaataaaaaagaaatattttgctctaaaaaaaatgtatattcatATGAGAATGgcaaaagaagaaaaaagtaACATAAAATTAGAAAGAGCATtcaaacatttttttatttttgctcAAGAAAAAGAACACatattgaaatattttagttcccatttttttcaaaatagaAAGATAAATTATGGTAAACGATTTAATAAACTAATACAtcgaataaaaaatataataataaagcaAAACAGTGGAATTGTTAAAAATAAGGATAAGacatttttacatttaatcaaaaataaaagtaacaaaaataacaataacaagaagaagaacaaaaataattataacaataataatattaataataacaataataataataacaataataatattaataataataataacaacaaatGTAAACTATCAAATTCCAAAAGgtataatataagaaataataataataataaaaaggctAAAAATAATGAGAAGAACAATATTGATGATTCcaatttagaaaaaaaaaaaaaaaaaatatacatatataaaataaaaaatattatagagaaaagaaattttatgttaaaattaaattcaaTCAATCATTTTATATCTAAAAAGTTAAGAATTAATTggataccaaaaaaaaaaggattaaGACCTTTAATTAATTTGTCTACTTTAAATGTGCCAGAAATTGTCAAGCAACGAATTTTTGAAATTttgaaaagtaaaaaaagcAGTGAATTTTATTTCcataatattttgaataatttagaaagagaaaagaaagataaaaatataaagaaaaggaaaaaatataataaaaaaaattttaaccCTGTATCATTAaacaatatatgtaatttttcCCTTAAATGTTTAGGTAATATGagacataataataattccttatttaaaaatacattaaCGAAAACAGGAGAAAtagaattaaaattaaaaaaatggttacattatttaaaaaattggttttataaaaaaaaaagaatgaaaaagtatattaaaaataaattaaaaaacaataaaaagatatatgcatatatatgtattggaGATTTCTCAAACTgttatgaacatataaatcataattatttattcaagattttaaaaaatttctttgataatataaataattttgaatttatttatttatttaaaagatcttttagattatataataaaaatttaaataattcctTTTTATCCTATTACCCAGTTAATGTAAAATCTTTTGGTTTACATTATATAAGAAACTTACGAGAGCTTATAATAAAGTCACATCTGAATGATAATCATcactttttattaaatcaaaTGTTTAAAACCAAATCAAAATCggatttatacatttttgcCGATTCATATAAAAGTCTGCAAGTGGACAAAAGGGATATTTTCATGACTATAATAACTGTTATTAGATATTACTAcctcaatatatattttagtataaaagaatttaaaCTTAAtaggaaaaatattttctattttcaAATATTTCAGGAAAATCAAATGAAGGGTGTTTATTTGAGTGTCCGTGATAAGAAAAGggttgaaaatattaaaaaatggtaTTTAAACagcatgaaaaaaataaatcacgACGAAATACTAGAAAGTTTAAAAAATTCatccataaatataaataataaaaactttATGATATGTACCAATCATGAGCAAGATACagaagaaaaaggaaatacaCAAAATAAGGAGAAGcatgatatttatattggaccaatatataataattcgtTCGACAGTACAACAACAACacatagtagtaataattataaaggGAATAATATCCATGTGAGTGGGGATTATAAGAATGATGGGCTATTACATAAAGGTAATAATAGTATGAATGAATGTTATGTGAAGGacataaaatgtaataataataataataataataataataacaacaacaataatattaataatagttataataaattaaattgtGTTACGAATAATAGCAAAAATGACATAATTAAATACCACAAAACTATCGACACAGATAATAGTAAAAATCATACatactttaaaaataaattcctAAATTTTTtggataaaaaaattattagtaatatatatggcTTACCACAAGGTTTTAGCTTATCTAATATATTGTGCTCCCTATATTATGCATATttagataaaaatgaagaatttcaaaatttattatattcagaaaaacaaatcaataataaatatttcttagCAAATGGAACTTGTAATTATTTCAATTTAAATTCACTCATACTCCGATTTATTGAtgactttttatttataactcttaataaaaaaaatattaaaatatttaaaaacttactattaaaaaaaaaaatatggggAAGTAATATTAATTCATCCAAAACCAAAATCTTCAAAATAccacttatatataaaaatgatttactaatatataattttcaaaataaataccaacaaaaaaaaaaatacaaaataaaaaataaaaaaaaaatacaaagtGTGAGGAACAAACGGATACATAATCAGCTAGTCAAtgctaataaaaaaaaacacacatCTGtacaaaaagataaaataaataaatatataaatctcATACATCCaacaatacaaaaaaatgattcTGTCTTGTCTTCTAATTCTATTATGAATTTTGAaaggatatataataaagaaagtCATAAAAGTAACAGTTCAATACGTACGGATATTCCGAATAGTGTTGTAAATGACGATATAGAATATAATCAAAAAAGTGATAATAATTCTTACAGTACTAATAATTTAtacaacaatataaatatgactcaaaatggtgataataataatgttaatatttttaaacatgTACAAAATGATTCTTTTCAATGTTTTAATAGTAACAacttatatattgaaaaggatataaaagaaaataatatttcacaAATCAACAGAAAGTTATGTTCTAAAAgaaattttacaaaaaaaagtagaaaaataaatactttGACATATTTACAAATTGATAAAGTTATAAAAATCCTAAAATGtaagaagaaatatataaaacatataaaaaagatgaagtatatgaataattttcaaaattttaaaaaattaaaaaaattacaaaaatttCATAATGCCTCTTttgaattaaaaattaataaaattaataaaaatattagacgattgaataaattaaaaaaacgTAAAAATCATTCTATAAACATTACTCCTGTTACTTCTATAGAATGGTTAAATAATTCATACACAtttgattttataaataattctatACAAAGCACTTCATATCCatggaaaaataaatgtGATGCTACTATTAGAAATCATTTACATCTACATAATGTTAttatagataaaaataataaaacttattttatgaaaaaccTAGTTGAAAATAGAATTGTACGAAATATTATAtccaaacaaaaaaaatgtcaatccttatataagaataagcaaaatgtatatttctgttataaaaataattttagcTTATTAAAATCATCTATATTAAAATTCATCTGTTGTATTAAAACACTcaaaaaaatgtttaatGCATTTACAAATTCTACATATAAcacaaaatttatattatttctcatatcgtatatgaataaaatgttaataaaaaataaaaaactcAAATTTGTCAAATTGTTTTTAATTCAAACAGCAATCGAAGCCTTCCGTTATGCCAGAATTTTTAATCAGCAGGATTCCTTTTATCCGTGTCTCCAACATTTCaggaaaatcaaaaaaagatTAATTAACAAATACAAAATTGGACATAACAAAAATTTATTGCgagaattttttttcctgTTTAATTTTATCAAGAAAGAGTTGTATAATTCATGGCCTTACatgttcaaaataaaaaattaa
- a CDS encoding MACRO domain-containing protein, putative, producing the protein MLRFFFMGKRYFGSSYLTKRLKTINERALKYHIDYTKSLDILEGKNRSVMKEIFPNMKSEINDMFFLNNKENDENKGLLEEDMEILDINKIKDKYEYEMKNMTLEEFGNIKIIHNDIIDEEADCMLIPMVSNFIPMSGFGSFILNKGGPELVKEIILSIKNLIKRRIDILNEHKEEYVQSSLEINGEQKFKELYEGSKTLQIGDIILSKPHNVSKKVKLLAFLIMPYVWQGNSYISSNKLRYCFSNALKQLNELCISSIILPDISAGIYGYSPNQSSNILLEECVESLLQLRSTIPLYNINSISFVDKDYNTCKIYSEALEEVSRNYLPHKKVMPAPKYWNMVNRRLLEIPSNVIYFCRRHNKISFKKYHGIIRRKYKNYYSNIRPFKWRASRVLEPYPFLLYKKSGEPSSYQYGFKPNYYKNISHTLYNINKKGLVNIRVGSRGKLQALKKISNLCLDTKPRL; encoded by the coding sequence atgttaagatttttttttatggggAAACGTTATTTTGGTAGTTCCTATTTAACCAAGAGGTTGAAAACAATAAACGAAAGAGCattaaaatatcatatagATTATACGAAATCTCTCGATATATTAGAAGGGAAGAATAGAAGTGTaatgaaagaaatatttCCTAACATGAAAAGTGAGATAAatgatatgttttttttaaataataaggaGAATGATGAGAATAAAGGTTTATTAGAAGAAGATATGGAAAtattagatataaataaaattaaggataaatatgaatatgaaatgaaaaatatgactTTAGAAGAATTtggtaatattaaaataatacataatgatattataGATGAAGAAGCAGATTGTATGTTAATACCTATGGTTTCTAATTTCATACCTATGAGTGGTTTTGGTTcgtttatattaaataaagggGGTCCCGAATTAGTTAAAGAGATAATTCTatcaattaaaaatttaataaaaagaagaattgATATATTGAATGAGCATAAGGAAGAATATGTACAATCATCTTTAGAAATAAATGGAGAACAAAAatttaaagaattatatgaaGGATCAAAAACATTACAAATTGGTGATATTATATTAAGTAAACCACATAATGTTAGTAAAAAAGTGAAATTATTAgcatttttaataatgcCATATGTATGGCAGGgtaattcatatatttcatcAAATAAGTTAAGATATTGCTTTTCTAATGCTTTAAAACAATTGAATGAGTTATGTATATCTTCTATAATATTACCGGATATCTCAGCAGGTATATATGGATATAGTCCGAATCAATCTAGTAATATATTACTTGAGGAATGTGTTGAATCATTATTACAACTAAGAAGTACCAttccattatataatataaattctaTATCATTTGTTGATAAAGATTACAAtacatgtaaaatatatagtgaGGCTCTTGAAGAAGTTTCAAGAAATTATTTACCACATAAAAAAGTAATGCCTGCACCAAAATATTGGAATATGGTTAATAGAAGATTATTAGAAATACCATCtaatgttatttatttttgtagaaggcataataaaatttcatttaaaaaatatcatggaattataagaagaaaatataaaaattattatagtaATATTAGACCATTCAAATGGAGAGCTTCAAGAGTTCTCGAACCATATCCATTTTTGCTTTATAAAAAATCTGGAGAACCAAGTTCTTATCAGTATGGTTTCAAGCCAAATTATTACAAGAATATATCACATAccctttataatattaataaaaaaggattGGTAAATATTAGGGTAGGTTCACGTGGAAAGTTGCAGGCTCTGAAAAAAATATCCAATCTATGTTTGGACACCAAGCCaagattataa